Below is a genomic region from Delftia tsuruhatensis.
CCTACCACCTGCCGCTGGACGCCCATCCGCAGTGGGGCAACAACGCCCAACTGGGGCGGCGCCTGGGCCTCGCGGGCGAGGCGGCGTTTGGCGAGCAGAATCTGGGCTGGATCGCCCCGGCCGATTTTGCGGATGCGGCTTCGCTGTCGCAGCATGTGGAGCAGGCACTGGGCCGGGCGCCGGTCTGCCTGCCGGGGGCGGGCCGTTCCATCCGCCGCGTGGCCTGGTGCACCGGGGGCGCCCAGGGCTTCTTCGAATCGGCCATCGCGGCGGGCGCGGATGCCTTCATCACCGGCGAGATTTCCGAGCCCCAGGCCCATCTGTCGCGGGAGACGGGCGTGGCCTTCATCGCCGCCGGCCACCATGCCACGGAGCGCTATGGCGCACCCGCACTCGCCGGCCATGTGGCGGTCGAGCTGGGGCTGGAGCACCGTTTCGTGGAAATCGACAACCCGGCATGAATTGCATCGGAAGCCCAACAAAATGCTTGAATCCACGCCATCAGAGGCCGTGATCGCCATCACGCAGGGCGACTCCGCCGGGGTGGGGCCCGAGACTATCGCGAAGGCGTTCATGCAGGCGCCGGGCGAGATGCATGGCTGCTTCGTCGTGGGCGAGCTGCAGACAGTACGCAGGGCGGCGCGGGTCGCGGCGCGCGGATGCGGTGGCGCCAACGCAATAGCCCTGCCCGTGGCAGTGATCGATGCGCCTGCGCAGCGGTTCGCGGTGCCGCCAGGCTGCATTCCCTTGCTGGAGCTGCCCGGCCTGCCCGGGCCCGCTGCCTGGGGGCAGGTCAGCGCGAGTGCCGGCGACGCGGCTGCGCGCTGCGTGGTCTGGGCCGCGCAGGCGGCCTTGCGTGGCGAGATCGCGGCGCTGGTGACCGCGCCTCTGCACAAGGAGGCCCTGCATGCCGCGGGCGTGGATTTTCCGGGCCATACCGAGTTGCTGC
It encodes:
- a CDS encoding Nif3-like dinuclear metal center hexameric protein; amino-acid sequence: MSTTRQELLAHLDGLLQPERFKDYGPNGLQVEGRDEIRRIVSGVTASRALIESAIAIGADAIFVHHGLFWRGMDGRITGWLKERIRLLLAHDISLFAYHLPLDAHPQWGNNAQLGRRLGLAGEAAFGEQNLGWIAPADFADAASLSQHVEQALGRAPVCLPGAGRSIRRVAWCTGGAQGFFESAIAAGADAFITGEISEPQAHLSRETGVAFIAAGHHATERYGAPALAGHVAVELGLEHRFVEIDNPA